The Vicia villosa cultivar HV-30 ecotype Madison, WI unplaced genomic scaffold, Vvil1.0 ctg.000192F_1_1_3_2, whole genome shotgun sequence DNA window TTTAGATAGATCGAGCAGTGAACGGTACAATATTTTATGGAGGTTGTATTTAGATTTTGAATACAAAACGGAAATACTTACATTTGCTTCAGCAGCTGGATTCACATTGCCATTTACTGCAAAAGCTCCACCAAGCAGAACAATCTGCCCAATGTTCTTTGCGAATTCCGGGTCCATCTGTATAGCCTGCCAAACAGAATATTGTTCTCTAACAAACTATAAAGGGTAATGCAAAAATGGCATATTGAAAATTGCATACATATCATACCAAAGCAATATTTGTAAGAGGTCCCAACGCCACCACGGTTACTTTTCCAGGGTTAGCTTTTGCCTGGTTAACTAAAAACTCAGCAGCTGATTCATCAATGGGTTTCCCATTTGGTGGAGGAAAATTTTGGTTTCCAAGTCCATCTGCACCATGAACAAAATCTGCAATGCGAAGTTTCGTCCCTTTCTAAAAAATTGACATGGATTATACTAATTAGTCAAATAAAATACCATGAGACACTGCAGATCTATTAGTTTCATAGTGCAATTTCAAAGTGATCTTTTCAGTGAAGCAAATTGTTGTTGTCGCATCACAATCCTTAATATTGCTAAGAATCCCCTTCAAATGCAACCATAGTGAATGCACTGACGACCACGGTCTTATTGTGTTGCAAAGACATCAAAAACCTATGTCTAGATATCATAAAATGAACGGAGCAGAATGGAAAGAAGCGGAATGAAGATTCCATTCCATCGTTTGGAGATTTTAGGACGGAACAATGCAAGTTTTTCATTCCGCCAAAATCGGACGCGAAGAAATATAGTTGTAAGTGATGAAATGGAATCCATACTACTCCATTCCGCTTCGCTTGATCTGATTTTAAATGATCCGATTAATGAATCATCACTCCATTCCATCTCATACTGCTCTGTTCTATCCGaatccatcaatccaaacatagcctcGCAAATAGAGATGAGTTGTAACAAACTTACAGTTAACGTGACATGAGATCCTTCCGCAACTGGTATATCAGTTCTTCCAGCAATCTCCAACTACACATGCAAATTTAGtatcaaaattcaaaacacaAATTCATCAAAAGTGAAGCTATTGTAACCGTAACAATCTGAAAAAAGATTACGAGATGCAAGGCATTTCTGGTAGCAAGAGTAGTGTAAACGTTTCCATAAATAGTTGTAAGTCCAATAACTTGTATCTCTGGTGATCGTAGAGCAAGGAATATAGCCATAGCATCATCTACACACATAAAAAAAGAAGCAATTGAAGAACAGTGAAATCTGAAATGAAAGAAATGAAATCGGAAATCGAAAAGTGTGTATTTACCGATTCCAGGGTCGGTATCAATTATGATCTTCTTTGGTTCGGTTTGAGTTGCCATGCGATGTGA harbors:
- the LOC131625200 gene encoding probable uridine nucleosidase 2, which translates into the protein MATQTEPKKIIIDTDPGIDDAMAIFLALRSPEIQVIGLTTIYGNVYTTLATRNALHLLEIAGRTDIPVAEGSHVTLTKGTKLRIADFVHGADGLGNQNFPPPNGKPIDESAAEFLVNQAKANPGKVTVVALGPLTNIALAIQMDPEFAKNIGQIVLLGGAFAVNGNVNPAAEANIFGDPDAADVVFTSGADVLAVGINVTHQVVLSGSDREKLASSKGKFAQYLTGILEVYFSYHCDAYNTNGVYLHDPTALLAAVDPSLVTCTEGAVRVQTSGITRGLTILYNKQKRFEEVTEWSNMPTVKVAVTVDAPRVVKLVMDRLVA